CTAAGGAACCAGAAGGGGGGTGTGAAGACTGTTGATGAGGTTATTCAAGATATAGAGGAATCTATGAATGCAAAATACCCAAAACTGAAGACAAAAATAATTCCACAATTGAAAAAAGTAATCGGCATTTCAAAAGACATAAATAAAAAATATTTGCAGTATTCAGACAGAGAAGTAATAGGAATGGCAAGAATGGAGAAATATTTGGAAAAAGGAGAAATTCTTGAAAGTCTTTATTGATACAAATGTTCTAATTGATGTAGCCGTCAGGGCAGATCAATTTCCGGACAGTTTGAAACTCATCAATGATATTATTGAATGGGACGAAGGGAATCTTTGGATTTCGGCCATTTCGCTTAACAATCTCGAACATATCCTCTCAAGGCTTGGCCATAAGGAAAAGGCCCGGAACTTTTTGAAATTCATACAACAAACTTTTTCAATCATACCGTTCCGTAGATCCGTATTTACAAGCGCTTTGGCTATCAATACTCCGGATTTTGAGGATGGTATCCAGATGGCAAGCGCTGGAGAAATGGGGATGGATTATATTATTACGCGAAACACTGATGACTTCAAAGACAGCAAGGTTCCGACCTTAACCCCAACTGAATTTTTAGAAAAATGGAATGGCGGAGAATTTGATTCAGCAACAAGCGTTCCTTTTCTTGATCTTAAGGCGCAGCATCACCAAGTCTATAATGAAATTGATGACAAGATTACAGATATTATTGCCAATACCGGTTTTATCCTGGGGAAACATGTGGAGGAATTTGAGGAGCGTTTTACCGAACTTCAGGGGGCTAAATACTGCATAGGGGTATCCAGCGGAACCGACGCGCTTCATGTGGCCCTTTTGGCTCTTGGGATTGGGCCTGGTGATAAAGTCATTGTTCCGGTAAATACCTTTATAGCAACTGCCGAGGCAGTAAGCCTTTGCGGTGGGGAACCGGTGTTCGTGGATTGTGACAAATTCTATAATCTTGATACTGAGAAGCTGAAGTTAAAAAGAACAGAAGTTGAAGAAGAGCAGAGGGGTTTGCTGAAAGCCATCATTCCTGTCCATTTATACGGCCAACCGGCTAATATGGCAGAAATTATGGCCTTGGCTAACGAATACGGCATCGAGGTGGTGGAAGATTGCTGCCAGGCCCATCTGGGAAGATATCAAGAAAAATCAGTCGGCGGCTTTGGCAAATTCGGCGCCTTCAGTTTTTATCCGGGGAAAAATCTTGGGGCCTATGGTGAAGCCGGAGCGCTGATTACCAATGACGAAAAGCTTTATCAGCGGGCCAAAATGATTCGACAGCATGGTGAAATTGAACGCTACCATCACCAGGTTATAGGACACAACTACAGAATGGAAGCCTTTCAGGGAGCAGTCTTGGCAACCAAATCAAAATACCTGACCGAATGGACCGAAAAAAGACGCGCCAATGCCGAGCTTTACAGCGAGCTATTAGAGGATGTGGAAGGTATTGAAACTCCTCAGGAGCTGGACGAGACCTACTGTGTCTATCACCTTTATGTAATCCAGTGTGATAAAAGAGATGATTTAAAAGCCTATCTGGAAGCGAACGGCATATCAACCGGCCTGCATTATCCCGTTCCGCTCCACATGCAGCCGGCCTATGCCTTCCTCGGCTATAAAGAGGGAGATTTCCCTGTTGCTGAAACAGCGGCTAAAAGGATCCTGTCCCTACCCATGTATCCCGAACTGGCCGAAGCGCAGATACGCTATATATGCGATAAAATAAAAGAATTTTGCAAATAAAATAAGGCGGTTATTATGAAAGATGGTCTGAATGTTATCGCACCTGACGTGAAACTGGGCAAAAACGTCAAGATATACAACTTTGTCAACGCCTATGGCTGTGAAATCGGGGATGACACTCAAATCGGCGCCTTTGTGGAGATTCAAAAAAATGCGAAA
This Candidatus Desulfatibia profunda DNA region includes the following protein-coding sequences:
- a CDS encoding aminotransferase class I/II-fold pyridoxal phosphate-dependent enzyme, which encodes MKVFIDTNVLIDVAVRADQFPDSLKLINDIIEWDEGNLWISAISLNNLEHILSRLGHKEKARNFLKFIQQTFSIIPFRRSVFTSALAINTPDFEDGIQMASAGEMGMDYIITRNTDDFKDSKVPTLTPTEFLEKWNGGEFDSATSVPFLDLKAQHHQVYNEIDDKITDIIANTGFILGKHVEEFEERFTELQGAKYCIGVSSGTDALHVALLALGIGPGDKVIVPVNTFIATAEAVSLCGGEPVFVDCDKFYNLDTEKLKLKRTEVEEEQRGLLKAIIPVHLYGQPANMAEIMALANEYGIEVVEDCCQAHLGRYQEKSVGGFGKFGAFSFYPGKNLGAYGEAGALITNDEKLYQRAKMIRQHGEIERYHHQVIGHNYRMEAFQGAVLATKSKYLTEWTEKRRANAELYSELLEDVEGIETPQELDETYCVYHLYVIQCDKRDDLKAYLEANGISTGLHYPVPLHMQPAYAFLGYKEGDFPVAETAAKRILSLPMYPELAEAQIRYICDKIKEFCK